In Fusarium falciforme chromosome 9, complete sequence, the sequence GCTTTAGCGCTGCAACCACCCCTCTACAACTTTGGTTAGCAAGCACCCCTATTTCTTTGCTGTCAAGGGGGCCTTGGAGAATGCACTCACTTTGCAGACGGACCAGCGTCATCCAGCACTCTCTTACCGAGATGGGAGCCATGTGCAGCCAGGGATGGATCTGAAGCTTTGCCCTCGGTTGGCTTTCTCCTCGCCTTCAGCTCCCTCTCGATCGGTGATGGCTCCACATACCAATTATCGCCCCTTCAATGAATCCTCCCACAGCCTTTGGCCTGCCTGTTCTCCCCGTCGAGCCTAGTTTGGTTTGACCGGCTGTTGACTCGGTTGTggtcctttctttttttctgaTACCCTTTGTTCTACCAACCGGATGTTGCACCACCGTTTACGTTTCTCTAGGTCGCAAGTCAATATGATCCGATATTCCTGGTCAACCTCGCGCCCCTTTCTAGCAGTCCACTGCCGGTACTGGATGTACTGTATCCGTACTCTGTACCTTGTTTAGGTCTACCGTGAGAGCGTCTCGATCCCCTCGCGGCCCAACCCTTACGAGCATGGCGCCGGCCCTGTCAAGCGGGCAGCCACTGACTCCCTCTCACGTTTCCTCCCGTCCCATCTGACACGTCTCAAGCTTGTCCCCGTTTCCCGATGATGCTGCGATGTGAGTTGGGAGAGCCAAGCCCAGCAGCAACCAGCCAGACAGCGATTCACGACTCATCACCTTAGCCAACCTACCTCTTGGCAACCTCTCCTCATGGCATGACGACGCCGCTTGCTCCTCTAGGATGCATTAGCAACAGACGTTGGCCACTCTCCTGGGTATCGCCCATGGTGATGTGCTCAACCAGAGACGGCTCCCAGACTAGTTGTCTTCATGCAGAAGCCCCCCGGCACATCCGCGTGGCCAAAGGTCGTGTCTTGCAGCATTTTCCCGGCCCCTACTTTTAGCAGCAGAACCTTTGCATCCACCTGCATCACCACGGCACCCAACAGAGCAAAGATTGAGACAGACATGGTGGTCTTGTGGACCTGGAGAAAGATGTCGATAGTGCACACAACTCGATGCTAACGCCTGCTGCCCCTTGTCACCACTCTTGTCTGGCACCCACTATAGGCAGAGGAAGGACCTTATCCCATTTTCACCGCCTTTCTCCCCCTCCCTACTCCCCCGTCCGTCCACCGTCAGCCCCCCTTCCAGGCCCAGGCTCGCTCAcactctcttcctcccactTAATCTCGCACAGTCGAGTCGCAGCCGCTGTAAGCCATCTGTcgcctgtctgtctgtctgtcttggTCGTTTTTTCCTTTGCTCTTGTTGACTTAGCGCCCTCGGCATCATCCCTTGACCTTCCGTCTTCTTTCCCGGCCCACCCTTGCACCAAGGGTTGAGCGTGTGGTGCCTCGATCGTCGTCAAGCAGATGAGGATCATGTTTACCGACTGAGCCGCTAGGCGGCAGAGGAGACCAATCTGGCACTCGACCGCATCCAAGTCCCCAGCATGTCTGCCCCGAGCCCAGCGAACCCCTCCCGCTGCACTTTCAGTGTGGCCAGTCGGACGGCGAAACCCAGCTTCTCCCCGGTGCTCCAGTCGCCGGGGTGGCATAGCAGCCCGTACAGCATTCCAGCTATGAAGGTGTCCCCGGCTCCCACCGCACTATATCTCGGGCAATGGTCAGTTGTTGCAGTTCCCGCTACTGTGCTCTTGTGCTATGCCAAGGAGGGGCATCTTGGGACATGACATGGGAAGATGGGCAGGGCGGGACGACGTACTCGACCACGGATATGTCTCCTCTGGCTTCGCCCTGGACAGGGCAGCGAAAACACTCGCCTGCGGACCGAGACAGACCAGCGGCTCCGTCTGCACCCCACGTACACAGTGCCAGCGACCTAGGTATGCATCATGGTCAGCCAACGAAGCCCAAGCAGGCAGGCATACACAATCTCGGATTCCACGTACGCCTTGCGGTGTCCCTCAGCTCTCAGGCAGGCCTCCGGGGACTGGTGTCCTCGACTCTATGCATCCATGGCATTGTCAGGCGGTGCCGGCTCACGACAAACAGACGGGCGGATTGTGGGTTTGCTCATACCTCGGCCCAGCTCCGCGAGTAAAAGACGACGTCTGCCTCGGCCGCCAGCTCCGACAAACCTTCGCGGCCCGGCTTCTCTACCTCGACACTTATCTGCGCGCTTGGTAGCACGTTACGCAGGAGACGGATGCACTTCAGAGTCGTGTCAGGGATTCGGCCCTGTTTCCTCCATGTCAGCCCAAGGCCAGCAGGCGGACGAAGTTGGTGCTCGTGGATCCCACCTCAAAGTGCCACCACGTCTCCTGGTCCGGATCGAAGCTCCGCGCGATGGGCTCAAACTCGTCCCGGGTCATCTCTGGTAGGTCATTATAGTTGACAAGGGTACGGCTACCTGACTCCTCGCTGCGGATGATATAACTGCTAGCCGCCTCGGTACTGGCATCACGGTAGATGCAGTGGTGGAAGTTGATGTTGGACTCTGGACCAAAGGACGAGATGATGCGTCGTGTTGCAGATGACGAGGCATTGGGTAGGGGTGACACTAGATGCAGCTGGAGGGCATCATGGTCAACGAACAACTgctcaaggacctcaagggAATTTGGGCAGTTGCCCCCACGTCGGATGCTGAGGCTGGTGGCGCGCAGCTTGGAGTCTTCGGACGGGAAGAAGGGGACACTGGAGAGGTGAGTTAGTAGACGCCATGGCGGCCCTCGTAGACACGGTTGGTGGTGCGTTCCTGAGGATCGTGTCCAAGTAGCAGGCTCCTACGACGATCAAGTGCTTCTTGGCTTGGTCGGCCATTGTGGCTGAGGTCTCGAGCGGGCTTTCTGGTTTGCTGCGTTCTCGAGGCGTGTGCGGTTTATGGCGTTGTGATATCCGTATCTCTGTGCTGTGTAGATGTAGTGGTGATGATTGTGACGGCCATTTCGACCCGGTTGGAAGACGTTTCGGCCAACCAAGGGCGAGGGCTTGAGTTCCACAGTTTTGTTGATTGGCCTTTTTACCGATTTACCTTTGTCAAAACATGACAAATGCTCTGTTCACGGTGTAATCTACGATGCTGATCTATGATAACCGATGTGAACTCGGAATGGTGAAGCATAGTCTAAAACGCCCAGTATCTGTCTAGAGTTTGTGGCTTCCAGGGCCGTTGATGGGCATGGTATAGGGTATGTGCAGTGGTGTAGCCAAGTGGGTTGAGTTTTGAAGACTGAGGCACATGTCACAACGACAACATTTTGGAGGGCTACTGTCTTGTCATAGGGGCTTGCCTGTGGGATAGagactaattatttatacccCTCTGGTATGCCTTGGGGCTCTTTTTTCTTGATCTAGGATTGCTAGTATACTAGGAAATACAGATATCATTAAGGCGTGCAACGAGTGTCTAGTATCCAATCTTTTCACCATGGAACAGACCAGGATATTTACTTGTCACTTGTGGGTATGGCTAAAATACCAGACTGTAAGGACAAAAAAGCAAAATTATCACGGCAAGCTTGTGTAAAGACGAAGCCGCAGTGTTATTACAGCCAAAACGGAGGGAGAGCTCGACGTCGTGACAGCTTCAGGGTAGCCGACTTGAACACCAATCGACGGAGAGAGGTTGAGATAACATGGCGCTAAGCACGGGAGACGCCATGCCTGCTTGACTGCTTAACTTCTGGCGAATCCTTCGTGGTCTTGATAATATGGCTTACAGGTTGAGTCAGCTTCACTAAGCCAGACATGAGAGGGGCTCTGCTCACGGAGAAAAGAGACAAGGCTGTCTACCTACCTACAGTCGGCCGACTCAAGTAGCCAATGACAAGCTATAGAGATCATGGTTGTGATGTAGATGCGGCACAATCAGTCACGGTAGCTCTAGCAAAGGCTTCTGAGAAACCCAACCCCACCTGAAAGAATCATCCATTGCGGCAGCAGCCAAAGACTTACCATCGGTGAAAACATCCATTGGGCGAACGAGCCTCGATGATCTGAGCTTGCCAAGTCAGCCGCTTCCAGCAAGAGGCTTCCCTTCCTCATTCAACCTTGACCAGCTGCATCTACATCTACATCTCGCACAAAAACCTTGCTCTACCGTCGAGGCGCAATCGAAAACCGGCATCTCATCCTACGAGAGTTTTTCATTCACATCCAACTTCCTCTTGCGGCAATCTtgcttctctcctctcctggaGGTGATCAAGTGGGCCCATCTGCCCCGCCATCAAGACCCGGCGCACAACGTCATCTACTGGGAACCTACAACACGCGACGCGACAGGCGATATCAGACGAGAGTAGATACAGGGTGTGCTTGTGTCGTGCTGAATTGTCACTACTCATTAGCATACGCACGCAGCCATGGGCGAGCGCGCAGGAAAACACATCACTTTTGAAGAGAGCTGTAGCTCTGGCGGGAGCTCTGATGACGATGGTAACGCCGTCGAGGTAAcgcctctcttcctctttgcaGTGCTCGACGGCTCCTCCTGACGTCGCTTGCAGGTCGTCTTTGACCCGGGAAACCCCTATCGTCGAAAGAGCTCCATGGTCGCCTCTGAGATGAGGCAGCCCATGATTCGCCGTCCGACCCGCCGCGACGAATGCCTCGTTCACCAGTTCCTCGACAGCCAACGCCGAGCAAAGGATGCAGCCAGCTCTGCCAGCGAGCCCGACTCAGAATACTCGACGGGACAGGCCTCGACCGGGTACATGGGCAACGTGCCGGACATCAGCGTCACCACAAGTCACACCACCGATGATGGCGATCAGGTTGATCCCAGGGACCAGAGCCTCGATGTCTTGGTCGACCCCAAGTCCAACAAGAAGTGCCGAGCCGTTGTCGAACCCGATAGCATGGATCATCTCGGCGGTGGGCAAGCTGACCAGCAGGCCTGGACGCAGCAGATGACAAAGAGCCTCTCCAACCTGGACCTCACAGACTACGACGACGTGCGCAGCCGGCTGCTCACCAAGCAGCAGCTCAGCGACATGGCCTGGGGCGTGCGGGAGCTGAGCCGTCGTCTGAGCAGCATGCGCATCCGGTTCCGCGTCAagtccatcttcctcctcacaaAGATCTATGACCAGGACCTGATCCCCAAGACGCGCGAGCTGACGCACTGGCTGCTTCACCACGACCGGGAAACCGCATACACCGTCTACGTTcaggacaagctcaagacaAACAAGAGATTTGACGTCAAGGGGCTCATCGATGATTTGAGCAAGGGATACGCCGGGCTGGGagagatggacgaggaggcggcgCGCGAGATGCTTCACAAGCGTTTGCGGTACTGGGACGAGCACATGTGCCGGACACGGCCACACACGTTTGACTTTGTCATTTCGCTCGGTGGCGACGGTACGGTGCTCTATGCTAGCTGGCTGTTCCAGCGCATCGTGCCCCCTGTGCTGAGCTTTGCGCTGGGAAGCTTAGGCTTTCTGACCAAGTTTGATTTTGAGGACTACCAGCGGACACTCACATCGGCCTTTGCTAAGGGTGTCACAGTGAGCCTACGGCTGCGATTCGAGGGCACCGTCATGAGGAGCCAGCCACGGAAACGGCCAGAGCTTCAAGACGAGGCcggagaggaagatggggaAGAGCTGCACCGACAGCGCGACCTCGTGGAAGAACTAatcggagaggagagagaagacgAGCACACGCATCGACCGGATGGGACGTTTGAGATTCTGaacgaggtggtggtggaccGAGGGCCCAATCCAAGTGAGAATCCCATAACCCGCACCGCCCCTGCAGGAGATGTTGTATCATTGACGTATATTCTAGCCATGTCGTACACCGAGATCtttggcgacgacgagcacTTCACCTCGGTGCTCGCCGACGGCATCTGCGTGTCGACGCCTACGGGCTCGACGGCGTATAACCTGGCGGCCGGCGGCTCGCTCTGCCACCCGGAGAACCCCGTGATGCTAGTCACGTCCATCTGCGCGCACACATTGTCTTTCCGACCCATCATCCTCCCCGACACGATCGTTCTGCGTATCGGAGTGCCGTACAATGCGCGGACGGCGTCATGGGCCAGCTTTGACGGCCGCGAGCGTATCGAGCTTAAGCCGGGCGACTACGTCACCATCAGCGCAAGTCGGTATCCGTTCGCTTCGGTGCAGTCTGAGGGACGGCGGAGCGAGGATTGGGTGAATAGCATCAGTGGGAAGCTCGGTTGGAACACgaggcagaagcagaagagcTTCAAGGAATGGGACAAATGATGGGTTGTGGAGGTAtatgaatggatggatgcatgaGTATGGGTTATGAAATGTGCATATACATGTAGGGATCAACGGACCAGGGAAATGTGTATTCTGTATTATAGGACCAAGAATTACAAACGCAAGGACTAATACAGCAATGACTATGTATTCTACTGTTAATCCAAGTAAGAGACATTACTGCGAGAGTCTTGATAGATGTGAATATCCTCTATCATTGGATGGTGGAGAGTGTGCATGCACAGGCAGCTGCTTATATGCAGGTGTAACATCTGCACCCCACAATGGCTGTGAAATTAACTCCCCGTCGAGCATCATCTCGACACCGCTCCCATCTAAACACGACTCAATTGTCTCGTGTAAACCATTCCAACGCCATCTACAGTCTTGGAAGCACCCAATTGAAGTCGCAATCCCATCACAATGGCCGCAGAAGCTCCCTCCGCCGAGTCGTGGACCTCGTCCCTCCCACCCGACCTCTTCGACCAGACGACAatcatctccctcctctcGACTCTCGCCATCGTCGCAGCCGCCTACCTCGCGTCCCTACGCTTCCTCCCCTCGTCATCCACAGGAACCCTCCggttcctcttcatctggcACCTCGCCGACGCGCTATGCCACTTCCTCCTCGAGGGCAGCTTCCTCTACCACTGCTTCTTCTCGCACGAGCAGATCTCCGAGTCGACGGCCGGATACTTCCCCACGCCTGCTGGGTTCTTGGGTTACAGCGATCGCGTGTATGGCGCGCAGTCTGGAGGCAGCAATCCGTTTGCGCAGCTGTGGATGGTGTATGCCAAGGCGGATAAGCGATGGGCGGGTGTTGACTTGGGCGTCGTGAGCTTGGAGTTGCTGACGGTGTTTTTCGATGGACCGTTGGCTGTGTATATTTGTTATTGCCTTGCCAAGCGGGATCCCAAGGTCAGCATCTGGATGATCATCCTAGCGACCTGCGAGCTGTATGGAGGTAAGTTTGAATGGCTTCGTAGAGACAGAGCTTGTTTGGTTAACGGTGACTTGCCAGGCTTCATGACCTTCTGCCCCGAGTGGCTCATTGGTAACCTAAACCTCGACACGAGCAACTTCATGTACCTCTGGGTGTATCTTGTCTTCTTCAACACGCTCTGGGTGTGGATCCCTCTCTGGGTCATCTGGTACTCGGCAAAGGACATCTCCAACGCGCTGAGTGTGCGACAGAGCAAGAAGAGCCTGTGAGAGTTCACAGGAGAGTCTTGAACAGCTCGAGGCAGCTCGAAGAAGTGGCACAAAACACAATTTCAGCTGTCATCTGGTAGGCCTCTAATTAGGTAGCCATCCATGAAAAAGGAGGAACAATCATCACATCCATCACAAGCAGGCACATGTTCATGTCGTTATTAGGTCGATTGAGGGGCTACTGAATGTAGGGTATCTGAATGCCAATTCGCGGTGCTGCTCCAAAACAATGGGGAGTCAGCCCGAATCCTCCTCAGGATAGTTCCATATCTCCTCCGTTCAACTCGTGGTTGTTGTTTGTCGAGATGTGGTTGAGCTTAGATGGCCTCCTTGTGGGCCTCGCCCTTGCCCTcgtgcttcttctcctgggCCTTGTCGCCAATAGCGTCCTTGGCAGCAGAGGCACTGAAGAAGTGTTAGTCGTCTGTTGATAGAGGAGTAGAGAGTCGAGTGACTTACCGGGTGCCGAGGCCGGCATCAGAGTCCTTGGCGACCTGCTTGTTGGCCTCCTTGGAGGTACCAGAGGTGGCCTCCTGAGCCTTCTCAGCGACGTAGTTGGCGCCCTGCTTGATGGAATCCATTGTGATAGGTTGTGGTTGGGTTGGTTTGAAGGTTGGTTGAAAGTTGTTGTGGTGCTTTGTGCTTGAGAGTGTGTGTGATgatgagagaagaagaatcgAATCTTGGAGGTGGCAGAAGGAGGTTTATATAGATCATGATTCACTCTCTGAGAGAATTCCCCGGACCTCAGGCAGGGAGGAAGGagctccctctcctctcgtcATCGCGCTTGCCCATTTCCCCGTTTGACACGCACACGATCTTTGGTTGGTCCTGCCTCCACTGTCAAAGAGAGCAGCAACCAGATCGGAAGAATGTCATGTGAAGCAAACCGGGGGTGAACATGGGAAAATGTCGTCATAGACTTTTTTTGTTGTTGATTTCTTACTACATACGTACGGATAACAGCAGAAATTGAGGCTCCATACGGGGGGCCCTGCTCTGGTTGTGTTTGGCTTGTGATGACTGCTTGCAAACAAGCTCGGTTGACGTCAGAGTTGTAGCGACCATCACTCAGACGTCATCAAGACTTGCAACAAGTCGCGTCTCTCGCGTTGCGGGGTAATTGTAGTTCAACACGCAATCTTGCCCCTTGCAGGTTGTAAGAAAGTACACGAATTACGGTTTAGATGTGTACAGAATGCCATGTTCTACGAGTATTGATGATCGAATTCCTTCCCTTCTTGCGGCTGTTGATCTTCATGGCCCACTTTCTGCCCAGTGTTCTGGACTCGCTGGTGCTCTCTTCTCTGGCGGCGCCACAAATGGTGGGGTTTTTCAAGATGTGGCGGTGACGTATGGAAGAGTTGCTATGACGTGGATGAAGACGTTTGAGCATTCAGCCAATTTCTCTTACTGCGTGTCTAGTTGGCTCACACGTCCGATTTGTCTTGCTTGCTGGCTTACATCTTCTCCAGCCACGATCGTTTTTCTGCAGTTTTTCTGCTTTTGCACCTGCCGCCGGCTGAATGCATCCCCCACCAATG encodes:
- a CDS encoding EXPERA domain-containing protein — encoded protein: MAAEAPSAESWTSSLPPDLFDQTTIISLLSTLAIVAAAYLASLRFLPSSSTGTLRFLFIWHLADALCHFLLEGSFLYHCFFSHEQISESTAGYFPTPAGFLGYSDRVYGAQSGGSNPFAQLWMVYAKADKRWAGVDLGVVSLELLTVFFDGPLAVYICYCLAKRDPKVSIWMIILATCELYGGFMTFCPEWLIGNLNLDTSNFMYLWVYLVFFNTLWVWIPLWVIWYSAKDISNALSVRQSKKSL
- a CDS encoding PfkB domain-containing protein, whose translation is MADQAKKHLIVVGACYLDTILRNAPPTVVPFFPSEDSKLRATSLSIRRGGNCPNSLEVLEQLFVDHDALQLHLVSPLPNASSSATRRIISSFGPESNINFHHCIYRDASTEAASSYIIRSEESGSRTLVNYNDLPEMTRDEFEPIARSFDPDQETWWHFEGRIPDTTLKCIRLLRNVLPSAQISVEVEKPGREGLSELAAEADVVFYSRSWAESRGHQSPEACLRAEGHRKAYVESEIVSLALWRSQRRHIRGRHKSTVAGTATTDHCPRYSAVGAGDTFIAGMLYGLLCHPGDWSTGEKLGFAVRLATLKVQREGFAGLGADMLGTWMRSSARLVSSAA